From the Halorhabdus utahensis DSM 12940 genome, one window contains:
- a CDS encoding hydrogenase maturation protease produces the protein MTADRAIVALGNPYRRDDGIGPALVDRLREEGLPSVDCLDLGDAGFDLVHVVADYDAVVIVDAVDFGGDPGEIVVFDPADPATAPDRRGTHGTDPFELLDVATRLSDSTTPIRVVGVQPAETGYGDELSPPVAESLSAGCRTLSETVRSL, from the coding sequence ATGACCGCCGATCGCGCCATCGTCGCACTCGGCAATCCCTATCGTCGGGACGACGGGATCGGGCCCGCGCTGGTTGATCGGCTCCGCGAGGAGGGACTGCCGTCGGTGGACTGTCTCGACCTCGGCGACGCGGGCTTCGATCTGGTACACGTCGTCGCCGATTACGACGCCGTCGTGATCGTCGACGCGGTAGATTTCGGCGGTGATCCGGGTGAGATTGTGGTGTTCGATCCGGCTGACCCTGCGACGGCACCCGACCGACGGGGCACCCACGGCACTGATCCGTTCGAACTTCTGGATGTGGCGACACGGCTGTCGGATTCGACGACTCCGATCCGCGTTGTCGGTGTCCAGCCCGCCGAGACTGGATACGGTGACGAACTGAGCCCGCCGGTTGCCGAGTCACTGTCTGCCGGGTGCCGGACGCTTTCGGAGACTGTCCGATCGCTGTAG
- a CDS encoding type 1 glutamine amidotransferase — protein MDRPRLALLNAAHEAADTRRNFERELDADLDVFHVPAGELPESLHYDGFVVTGSSASVYWDKEWIGELKTWVGDAVRAGLPALGVCFGHQLLADVMGGSVKGMGEYELGYRPVNQDGSNPLLAGIDETMTVFMSHSDHVTDAPPGSTVFAKNEYGIQGFQKGRAFGVQFHPEYDMDTAEMITRGKSEQVSPALIEAVLDGIHAENYARACEAKALFDNFLTFVRETQRARVDAAETQP, from the coding sequence ATGGATCGTCCACGTCTCGCGCTCCTGAACGCGGCCCACGAAGCAGCGGACACGCGCCGGAATTTCGAGCGGGAACTGGACGCCGACCTGGACGTCTTCCACGTGCCGGCCGGGGAACTCCCCGAGAGTCTCCACTACGACGGGTTCGTCGTGACGGGCTCGAGTGCCTCTGTCTACTGGGACAAAGAGTGGATCGGCGAGTTGAAGACCTGGGTCGGCGACGCGGTCCGGGCGGGGCTGCCCGCGCTGGGCGTCTGTTTCGGCCACCAGCTCCTCGCGGACGTCATGGGTGGCAGCGTCAAGGGCATGGGCGAGTACGAACTCGGCTACCGGCCGGTGAACCAGGACGGATCCAATCCCCTGCTTGCGGGGATCGACGAGACGATGACGGTGTTCATGAGCCACTCCGATCACGTCACCGACGCGCCGCCCGGGTCGACGGTGTTCGCGAAAAACGAGTACGGCATCCAGGGGTTTCAGAAGGGGCGGGCCTTCGGCGTCCAGTTCCATCCGGAATACGACATGGACACAGCCGAGATGATAACCCGTGGGAAATCCGAGCAGGTGTCCCCGGCGCTGATCGAGGCTGTGCTCGACGGTATCCACGCGGAGAACTACGCCAGGGCCTGTGAAGCCAAAGCGCTGTTCGATAACTTCCTGACGTTCGTCAGGGAGACCCAGCGAGCGCGGGTCGACGCCGCGGAAACACAGCCGTAG
- a CDS encoding Ni/Fe hydrogenase subunit alpha gives MSHTIDVEGDLVTRVEGHGSIVVNAEDGELDTCEWQVVESPRYFESMLVGRSFEESHHVTSRICAICSVSHTIASLQATEAALGVSVSEQDRRLRKLALYGETLQSHVLHLGYLALPDLVGEKSVLPLADTHEDELETVIDLHRLGNELTEVVTGRSVHAQRLVPGGISQLPEESELQALLDRLVNSWDAVAELADLLAVLADEFPAFERETEYISLTHPEEYAFAEGTIYSSDVGEIPVSDYRDVANEYVVEHSTAKFARHERESYMVGALARFNNNADQLAPRATEIADRFGLDAPVHNPYLNNVAQLVEVAHLLGESVRLIEALLDDGLTPQSNYHVPEIDPTAGQGIGAIEVPRGVLFHEYAYDDTGEVTEANCVIPTNQNHGNIQRDMETLVPTIVDHPEDEIKHSLEMLVRAYDPCISCSTHYLDVEFAGGEG, from the coding sequence ATGAGTCACACGATCGACGTCGAGGGCGACCTCGTCACCCGCGTCGAGGGCCACGGCTCGATCGTGGTCAACGCCGAGGACGGCGAACTCGACACCTGCGAGTGGCAGGTCGTCGAATCCCCGCGGTATTTCGAGTCGATGCTGGTCGGTCGCTCTTTCGAGGAGTCCCACCACGTCACCTCGCGGATCTGTGCCATCTGCTCGGTCAGCCACACCATCGCCTCGCTGCAGGCAACTGAGGCGGCCCTCGGGGTCTCCGTCTCCGAGCAGGACCGCCGGCTGCGAAAGCTCGCGCTCTACGGCGAGACGCTCCAGAGCCACGTCCTGCACCTGGGCTATCTCGCGTTGCCGGATCTGGTCGGCGAGAAATCCGTCCTGCCGCTTGCGGACACGCACGAGGACGAACTGGAGACCGTCATTGATCTCCACCGGCTGGGCAACGAGTTGACCGAAGTCGTCACCGGCCGATCGGTCCACGCCCAGCGACTGGTTCCCGGCGGCATCTCGCAGCTTCCCGAGGAGAGCGAACTCCAAGCGCTGCTCGATCGGCTCGTCAACAGCTGGGACGCCGTCGCGGAACTCGCCGATCTGTTGGCCGTTCTGGCCGATGAATTCCCCGCCTTCGAACGGGAGACCGAGTATATCTCCCTGACTCATCCCGAGGAGTACGCTTTCGCCGAGGGCACGATCTACTCTTCGGATGTCGGGGAGATCCCTGTTTCCGACTATCGGGACGTCGCCAACGAGTACGTCGTCGAGCACTCGACGGCGAAGTTCGCGCGGCACGAGCGCGAGTCGTACATGGTCGGCGCGCTGGCCCGCTTCAACAACAACGCCGACCAGCTTGCCCCGCGAGCGACGGAAATCGCCGATCGCTTCGGTCTGGACGCGCCCGTCCACAATCCGTATCTGAACAACGTCGCCCAACTTGTCGAGGTCGCCCACCTCCTCGGCGAGTCCGTCCGGCTGATCGAGGCGTTGCTGGACGATGGCCTCACCCCGCAGTCGAACTACCACGTCCCCGAGATCGACCCGACCGCGGGCCAGGGGATCGGGGCCATCGAGGTGCCCCGGGGCGTGCTCTTCCACGAGTACGCCTACGACGACACCGGCGAGGTGACCGAGGCCAACTGCGTCATCCCCACCAACCAGAACCACGGCAACATCCAGCGGGACATGGAGACGCTGGTGCCGACGATCGTCGACCACCCCGAGGACGAAATCAAGCACTCTCTGGAGATGCTCGTCCGGGCCTACGACCCCTGTATCTCCTGTTCGACGCACTATCTCGACGTCGAGTTCGCCGGTGGCGAGGGATGA
- a CDS encoding DUF7521 family protein, whose amino-acid sequence MSVVDPATVLLVTAAATATLGTVVAWLADRGGRRNDSATMRWLAAGIVCIAVLPFGVNYLLEPLVGLSDAATLLAVLVCFNAGLVAILYSLEGT is encoded by the coding sequence ATGTCCGTCGTTGATCCGGCCACCGTGCTGTTGGTCACCGCCGCCGCGACAGCCACGCTCGGTACCGTCGTCGCCTGGCTGGCCGACCGTGGCGGTCGGCGCAACGATAGCGCGACGATGCGGTGGCTCGCGGCCGGGATCGTCTGTATCGCCGTGCTCCCGTTCGGCGTCAACTACCTGCTGGAGCCGCTGGTCGGGCTCTCGGACGCCGCGACGCTACTGGCTGTCCTCGTCTGCTTCAACGCGGGACTGGTTGCGATCCTCTATTCGCTCGAGGGGACGTAG
- a CDS encoding NADH-quinone oxidoreductase subunit B family protein encodes MTGEDKPRVAFFDFTGCEGDQLQVINLEDRLLDLVEVVEVVSFREAMTEHSDEYEIAFVEGGVATAHDERRLTDIRDNADVVVALGSCAAFGGINALRNHQDFETVKERVYGEDADSITSYPIARPIEDVIEVEYEIPGCPIDREEFLGAVTALVNGAEPSIPNYPVCLECKFAENTCAFERGETCLGPITRGGCSATCVSAGTHCWGCRGMVDHPNEDAYTDVLEANGLTTEEVIEEYQLYWGWQRDQVAVADGDSQPVADGGER; translated from the coding sequence ATGACGGGCGAGGACAAACCGCGTGTCGCCTTCTTCGATTTCACGGGCTGTGAGGGCGATCAGTTGCAGGTCATCAACCTCGAGGACCGACTGCTGGATCTCGTCGAGGTCGTCGAGGTCGTCAGTTTCCGCGAGGCGATGACCGAACACAGCGACGAGTACGAGATCGCCTTCGTCGAGGGTGGCGTCGCGACGGCTCACGACGAGCGCCGGCTGACCGACATCCGTGACAACGCCGATGTCGTCGTCGCGCTGGGTTCCTGTGCTGCCTTCGGGGGCATCAACGCGCTCCGGAATCACCAGGACTTCGAGACCGTCAAGGAGCGAGTGTACGGCGAGGATGCTGATTCGATCACGTCCTACCCGATCGCCCGGCCCATCGAGGATGTCATCGAGGTCGAGTACGAGATCCCGGGCTGTCCGATCGATCGCGAGGAGTTCCTCGGTGCCGTCACCGCGCTGGTCAACGGTGCTGAACCGTCTATCCCCAACTATCCCGTCTGCCTGGAGTGCAAGTTCGCGGAGAACACCTGCGCGTTCGAGCGCGGCGAGACCTGCCTCGGACCGATCACGCGTGGTGGCTGTTCGGCGACCTGCGTCTCGGCGGGCACCCACTGCTGGGGCTGTCGGGGCATGGTCGACCATCCGAACGAGGACGCCTACACGGACGTTCTCGAAGCCAACGGGCTGACGACCGAGGAAGTGATCGAGGAGTATCAACTCTACTGGGGCTGGCAACGTGATCAGGTGGCAGTCGCTGACGGCGACTCCCAGCCCGTCGCCGACGGGGGTGAGCGATGA
- a CDS encoding helix-turn-helix domain-containing protein — MTMDDGDPKAIVDLVSDGYGWRILVETRNEYKSAQTLSDSCDADPSTIYRRIERLSEADLLEVQQQLDPDGHHYKAYRANLDALHIRLEDEGFTVEVDRREPPADRFTRLYEGFK; from the coding sequence ATGACGATGGATGACGGGGATCCGAAGGCGATCGTCGACCTGGTCAGCGACGGCTACGGCTGGCGGATCCTCGTCGAGACGCGAAACGAGTATAAGTCCGCCCAGACGCTCAGCGACAGCTGTGACGCCGATCCCTCGACGATCTACCGACGGATCGAGCGCCTTTCGGAGGCTGACCTGCTTGAGGTCCAGCAGCAACTCGACCCCGATGGGCATCACTACAAGGCCTACCGGGCGAACTTAGACGCGCTTCACATTCGTCTGGAGGACGAGGGCTTCACCGTCGAAGTCGACCGCCGTGAACCGCCCGCCGATCGCTTCACCCGGCTCTACGAGGGATTCAAATGA
- a CDS encoding DUF4097 family beta strand repeat-containing protein, translating into MTERTRRDVLAGGAIATLAGLSGCSGLTPFVGKRIEGSRTIDPAGANEVGITVEGGDVQVTATDRSTIDVAYIKKSSSVGTDLSKLDLRSSRSGDRVHLHSEWAGGRGLFDGSAQLDIDAKVPASMTVDRLESGVGDVSVTGMSGPVRLRSRVGDVTATAIDGDVDVRSNVGDAIATDVDGSIEARTSTGDVEVSGGGTISDLQTNTGDIEADVPAIDGPTSISTDTGDPQIRLATDIDVEILVKTGTGDLRVEGLSLSDLERAETMTGTTVRGTLGDGGPTLRIETDTGDVTVEPLS; encoded by the coding sequence ATGACAGAACGCACACGGCGGGATGTACTTGCCGGGGGCGCGATTGCCACCCTGGCCGGATTGAGTGGCTGCAGCGGCCTGACGCCATTCGTCGGCAAGCGCATCGAGGGGAGCCGAACGATCGACCCGGCTGGTGCCAACGAAGTGGGAATCACTGTGGAGGGTGGGGACGTGCAGGTGACCGCCACCGATCGATCGACCATCGACGTGGCGTACATCAAAAAGTCCAGTTCCGTCGGGACCGACCTCTCGAAACTCGACTTGCGGAGTTCACGTTCGGGCGACCGGGTACATCTTCACTCCGAATGGGCCGGTGGTAGGGGCCTGTTCGATGGCTCCGCACAGCTTGACATCGACGCGAAAGTACCAGCTTCGATGACTGTCGACCGGCTCGAATCGGGCGTCGGAGACGTCTCGGTCACCGGAATGAGCGGCCCGGTCAGACTCCGGTCTCGCGTGGGCGACGTGACCGCGACCGCAATCGACGGCGACGTCGATGTACGCTCGAACGTCGGGGACGCGATCGCGACTGACGTCGATGGCAGTATCGAGGCGCGGACGTCGACGGGTGACGTCGAAGTCAGCGGCGGCGGAACGATCAGCGACTTACAGACGAACACTGGCGACATCGAGGCAGACGTCCCAGCGATCGACGGGCCGACGTCGATATCGACCGACACTGGCGATCCGCAGATCCGCCTGGCCACCGATATTGACGTGGAAATCCTCGTGAAGACAGGAACTGGCGATCTCAGGGTTGAAGGGCTCTCTCTGTCGGATCTCGAACGGGCGGAGACGATGACGGGAACGACCGTTCGCGGGACGCTTGGCGACGGCGGACCGACACTGCGCATCGAAACCGACACCGGAGACGTTACCGTTGAGCCGCTGTCCTGA
- a CDS encoding CBS domain-containing protein gives MDIADIATRDYIEVDADERLGKVRSIFERENPKGIIVTEGGEYAGVITQKELVQSHVEDQAKARALMQHAPKIKRTGDVRETARVLVESGTKVAPVFEANKLWGVITDDDILSAVIDNLDALTVEQIFTGDVVTATEDTEVGQVINKLREHGISRVPVLNDDGKLTGMVTRHDIVDVVVRDMDKATTGERAGDVDRVLDLPVYDVMSSPVATTTIDESVEDAVRRMLENDYAGLVVTPERDDSLVAGIITKTDVLRALSFTEEEHMDVQITNINLLDTLSRQDVRVGIEDVADKYQAMQVQHAHVRFQEHKEKLRGTPLINCQIRLRTNKGQVAGTGEGYGSKTAFNVALDKLQRNVLERKGVRSDEEYRGQLLRKLGEL, from the coding sequence ATGGATATTGCTGATATAGCCACCCGCGACTACATCGAGGTCGACGCGGACGAACGTCTGGGCAAAGTCCGATCGATCTTCGAGCGCGAAAATCCCAAAGGAATCATCGTCACGGAAGGGGGTGAGTACGCCGGCGTCATCACGCAAAAGGAGCTGGTCCAGTCCCACGTCGAGGACCAGGCCAAGGCCCGCGCGCTGATGCAACACGCGCCGAAGATCAAGCGGACGGGCGACGTCCGTGAGACGGCACGTGTGCTGGTCGAGAGCGGGACCAAGGTCGCCCCGGTGTTCGAGGCCAACAAGCTCTGGGGGGTCATCACCGACGACGACATTCTCTCGGCCGTCATCGACAACCTCGACGCCCTCACTGTCGAGCAGATCTTCACCGGCGACGTCGTCACTGCCACCGAAGACACCGAGGTCGGCCAGGTGATCAACAAGCTTCGCGAGCACGGGATCTCCCGGGTTCCTGTCCTGAACGACGACGGGAAGCTGACGGGGATGGTGACCCGTCACGACATCGTCGACGTCGTCGTCCGGGACATGGACAAGGCGACGACCGGCGAGCGCGCCGGCGACGTCGATCGGGTCCTCGATCTGCCCGTCTACGACGTGATGAGCAGCCCCGTCGCGACGACGACCATCGACGAGTCGGTCGAGGACGCCGTCCGCCGGATGCTCGAGAACGACTACGCCGGCCTCGTCGTGACGCCGGAACGCGACGACTCGCTTGTCGCCGGTATCATCACGAAGACGGATGTCCTCCGTGCGCTGTCGTTCACCGAGGAGGAACACATGGACGTCCAGATCACGAACATCAATCTCCTGGATACCCTCTCCCGCCAGGACGTCCGCGTCGGGATCGAGGACGTCGCCGACAAGTACCAGGCGATGCAGGTTCAACACGCCCACGTCCGCTTTCAGGAACACAAGGAGAAACTCCGTGGGACGCCGCTGATCAACTGCCAGATCCGCCTCCGGACCAACAAGGGCCAGGTCGCGGGCACCGGTGAGGGCTACGGCTCGAAGACCGCCTTCAACGTCGCTCTCGACAAACTCCAGCGCAACGTCCTCGAACGCAAGGGCGTCCGTAGCGACGAAGAGTACCGGGGGCAACTCCTCCGGAAACTCGGCGAGCTGTAA
- a CDS encoding efflux RND transporter permease subunit: MRTRPLRRCIDFVTEHNRITLLVMVLLTGVVLAGIPQLNTGSQAGGTAADFEHLDRVQASQHIEDVYRADEHSQSNRTLATVYVHQPDGNVLSKPALRAELEFQQTLREDDAVGRALHPDGMTGIANLVATRAAGDRAASLEEQLAAVKSASEQEIRTLLRETVTDNPRAGRLLPADFAGETSATDRRLLIALDTGVDQDVYEDARNAIFETANDRDASGYFTLGGPAMEAANSHFTGEMVELVLPLALLLIVAILAFAYRDLVDVIVGMTGVVLSVAWMFGLLGWLGVSAGVVIIAPVVLITGLSIDFGFHVFNRYREQRAAGADRAPRTDEREADATRRGEDAGIRPSMNRGVRLVATALVLVTVTAAIGFLANLANPLPMIRNLGIAITLGVASALLLFVTVVPALKISIDGLLERVGFDRRKAPLGHGRYLRPALERTVTLARRAAPVVVIVAVLLGAAGGGAWFALDQESFQQGDGEVADWKQNLPDPIGWDRHAYYDRADHVEETYRPASAADATRTQILLDGDVTGGGTLAGIADGIDHLESASLLVQADAGGVESPLSALRRVADRNATVAAMVDRADSDGDGIPDRNVARLYDALYAADSDLASRVLERTDGEYRSALVTVSIDAGWETQDTAVTEMETAAAAMVDGSDRTATLAGPFSVNQAVVADLVAGILLTMVLALAAILLTTMGVFRAMHGSATLGAVVAVPIALVVGSVIGTMYLLEIPLTLLTALLMSLVVGVGIDYNIHIGDRFADERRAGTPTIPALRAAVTGTGGALVGSTLTTAGAFATLTLVPHPQLVSFGSIVVVALVTAFLVSLLVLPSLLVLWDRHAAASVTVGDRTQTGVSATQD; encoded by the coding sequence ATGAGAACAAGGCCCCTCAGACGTTGTATTGATTTTGTCACCGAACACAACCGCATCACACTGCTGGTGATGGTGCTCTTGACGGGCGTTGTCCTCGCCGGCATTCCCCAGTTGAATACAGGGAGTCAGGCGGGCGGGACCGCCGCGGACTTCGAGCACCTTGATCGCGTCCAGGCGTCCCAGCACATCGAGGATGTCTATCGCGCCGACGAGCACTCCCAGTCGAATCGGACCCTCGCGACAGTGTACGTCCACCAGCCCGACGGGAACGTCCTCTCGAAACCGGCGCTGCGAGCGGAACTCGAGTTCCAGCAAACACTGCGCGAGGACGACGCCGTCGGGCGTGCACTTCACCCCGATGGGATGACCGGGATCGCCAATCTGGTCGCGACACGCGCGGCGGGCGATCGGGCGGCCTCCCTTGAGGAACAACTCGCTGCCGTAAAGTCGGCCAGCGAGCAGGAGATCCGGACGCTCCTCAGGGAGACAGTCACCGACAACCCGCGAGCGGGTCGCCTGCTCCCGGCGGATTTTGCGGGGGAAACCAGTGCCACGGATCGACGGCTACTGATCGCACTCGATACCGGCGTCGACCAAGACGTCTACGAGGACGCACGGAACGCGATTTTCGAGACGGCCAACGACCGTGACGCGTCGGGCTATTTCACGCTCGGTGGGCCGGCGATGGAAGCGGCCAACAGTCACTTCACGGGCGAGATGGTCGAACTCGTCCTCCCGCTTGCGTTGCTGTTGATCGTCGCGATTCTCGCGTTCGCCTATCGTGATCTCGTCGACGTCATCGTCGGGATGACCGGGGTCGTCCTCTCGGTCGCCTGGATGTTCGGCCTGCTGGGGTGGCTCGGCGTCAGCGCGGGCGTGGTCATCATCGCCCCGGTCGTGCTGATAACGGGGCTGAGCATCGACTTCGGCTTTCACGTGTTCAACCGGTACCGGGAACAGCGCGCGGCGGGAGCGGACCGAGCGCCTCGAACCGACGAGCGGGAAGCGGATGCGACCCGCCGAGGGGAAGACGCGGGCATTCGCCCGTCGATGAACCGCGGCGTCCGGCTGGTCGCGACAGCACTCGTCCTGGTGACGGTCACCGCGGCCATCGGCTTCCTGGCGAACCTGGCGAACCCGCTACCGATGATCCGCAACCTGGGGATCGCCATCACGCTCGGCGTAGCCTCGGCCCTGTTGCTGTTCGTGACGGTCGTCCCCGCCCTGAAGATCAGCATCGACGGCCTGCTCGAACGTGTCGGGTTCGACCGGCGGAAGGCCCCACTGGGACACGGCCGGTATCTCCGTCCGGCACTCGAACGGACAGTCACGCTCGCCAGGCGAGCGGCCCCAGTAGTCGTGATCGTTGCCGTCCTGCTCGGGGCCGCGGGCGGCGGAGCGTGGTTCGCACTCGATCAGGAGAGCTTCCAGCAGGGTGACGGCGAGGTCGCCGACTGGAAGCAGAACCTGCCCGACCCGATCGGCTGGGACCGGCATGCGTACTACGATCGGGCTGACCACGTCGAGGAAACCTACCGGCCGGCGAGTGCCGCGGACGCGACGCGGACCCAAATTCTCCTGGACGGAGACGTCACCGGGGGCGGAACGCTTGCCGGGATTGCCGACGGCATCGATCACCTCGAATCCGCGTCGCTGCTCGTCCAGGCCGATGCCGGCGGCGTCGAATCACCACTGTCAGCCCTGCGAAGGGTCGCCGACCGGAACGCGACCGTCGCTGCGATGGTCGACCGCGCGGACAGTGACGGCGACGGGATCCCCGACCGAAACGTCGCGCGCCTCTACGACGCTCTGTACGCGGCCGACAGTGATCTGGCGAGTCGGGTCCTCGAGCGCACCGACGGCGAGTACCGGTCGGCACTCGTCACCGTCTCGATCGACGCCGGCTGGGAGACCCAGGACACGGCTGTCACGGAAATGGAAACCGCCGCAGCGGCGATGGTCGACGGAAGCGACCGGACGGCCACGCTTGCCGGCCCGTTCTCAGTGAATCAGGCGGTTGTCGCCGACCTCGTCGCGGGGATCCTCCTGACGATGGTGCTCGCGCTGGCGGCGATTCTCCTCACGACCATGGGTGTGTTCAGGGCCATGCACGGCAGCGCGACACTCGGGGCAGTCGTTGCAGTCCCGATTGCCCTGGTCGTCGGGAGCGTGATCGGCACGATGTATCTGCTGGAGATTCCACTGACGCTACTGACGGCCCTGCTGATGAGTCTGGTCGTCGGTGTCGGGATCGACTACAACATCCACATCGGTGACCGCTTCGCCGATGAACGCCGTGCCGGAACGCCAACGATCCCGGCTCTCCGGGCGGCCGTGACGGGGACTGGCGGCGCACTGGTCGGGAGCACGCTCACCACGGCGGGCGCGTTCGCGACGTTGACACTGGTCCCACACCCACAGCTCGTGAGTTTCGGGTCGATCGTCGTGGTCGCCCTGGTGACGGCATTTCTGGTCAGCCTGCTGGTGTTGCCTAGCCTCCTCGTGCTCTGGGACCGTCACGCCGCGGCATCCGTGACGGTCGGTGACCGAACCCAGACCGGTGTTTCGGCCACGCAGGACTGA
- a CDS encoding sensor domain-containing protein, producing MAWVTSVNSRSRFRGFLGAPFRRQTYRNLLYLGLAFPLGIAYLVVVVVGLALGVGLSIVVVGIPILATLVVVGTLLAGWERWLATRLLGHEFETRSTLEGDSSREKLVSAVTDLRTYTPLVYLPAKFVFGVLTVVVVFTTLTTGISLVFAPLYFGEPGVYVGVITDRPVEIHPAIYVGWNKLLIGFETVLSLDYWRIQTLPGALFVSMIGVGITLLGLNVVNGLARLAGWLTQRLLDDGYSLVETLTAAKN from the coding sequence ATGGCATGGGTGACGTCGGTGAACAGTCGGTCTCGATTCCGTGGCTTTCTCGGAGCCCCGTTTCGCCGCCAGACCTATCGCAATCTCCTGTACCTGGGACTCGCGTTTCCGCTCGGGATCGCGTACTTGGTGGTTGTGGTGGTCGGGCTGGCGCTGGGCGTCGGCCTGTCTATCGTCGTCGTCGGCATCCCGATCCTGGCGACGCTCGTCGTTGTCGGGACGTTGCTGGCCGGCTGGGAACGGTGGCTCGCGACCCGCCTCCTCGGGCATGAGTTCGAGACACGATCGACGCTGGAGGGAGATTCCAGTCGGGAAAAGCTCGTCTCCGCCGTGACGGATCTCCGGACCTATACGCCGCTCGTGTATCTCCCGGCGAAGTTCGTGTTTGGCGTGCTCACAGTCGTCGTCGTGTTCACAACCTTGACGACGGGCATCAGCCTGGTGTTTGCGCCCCTGTACTTCGGCGAGCCCGGCGTCTACGTCGGCGTGATCACCGACCGTCCGGTCGAGATCCACCCCGCGATCTACGTCGGCTGGAACAAACTCCTCATCGGATTCGAGACCGTCCTCTCGCTCGATTACTGGCGGATCCAGACGCTCCCAGGTGCGTTGTTCGTATCCATGATCGGCGTGGGTATCACACTGCTCGGCCTCAACGTCGTCAACGGCCTGGCCCGGCTGGCCGGATGGCTTACACAACGACTGCTCGACGACGGCTATTCGCTGGTCGAGACGTTGACCGCGGCCAAAAATTGA
- a CDS encoding glutamate-cysteine ligase family protein: protein MPDRIDPTTGAKQDGGGNDGGVAPLRRSIEVEYWVIDDEGRLTDPGELSDAGEGVEREFVEPLLEIKTTPCESTAALRTEFYERLDGVLRRASDHGKRLVPLGTPMHDGEIADRPGERTRIQDRVVGSDFEYVRHCAGTHIHVEQQPGHVIEQLNTLIALDPALALVNSSPYFGHERLTTGARSQLYRRMAYETLPHQGRLWPYAEDLEEWAKRLEHRYGEFVTQSIITGFDRERVESYFGPESAVWTPVQLRERFSTVEWRSPDAALPSQLLRLADDVASIVSRVTEAAVRIEGDRGGCAAGEIVLPKFDAVSEYVDAAITDGLDSSAVRSYLDRMGFSVEAYDPLAGEMDAPAELTESQARDRRLEYADRLEADVRRVSSITAD, encoded by the coding sequence ATGCCTGATCGGATCGATCCCACGACGGGGGCGAAGCAGGACGGAGGCGGGAACGACGGGGGTGTCGCCCCACTGCGTCGCAGCATCGAGGTCGAGTACTGGGTGATCGACGACGAGGGTCGGTTGACCGATCCGGGTGAGCTCAGCGACGCGGGCGAGGGCGTCGAACGGGAGTTCGTCGAGCCGCTGCTGGAGATCAAGACCACGCCGTGTGAGTCAACGGCCGCGCTTCGGACGGAGTTCTACGAGCGGCTGGATGGGGTACTCAGGCGGGCGTCGGACCATGGCAAGCGCCTCGTCCCACTCGGAACGCCCATGCACGACGGGGAGATCGCGGACCGTCCTGGCGAGCGGACCAGAATCCAGGATCGAGTCGTCGGGTCGGACTTCGAGTACGTCCGCCACTGTGCGGGCACGCACATCCACGTCGAACAACAGCCGGGCCACGTCATCGAGCAGTTGAACACGCTGATCGCCCTCGATCCGGCGCTGGCGCTGGTCAACTCCTCGCCGTACTTCGGCCACGAGCGGCTGACGACCGGCGCGCGGTCACAACTCTACCGGCGGATGGCCTACGAGACGTTGCCCCATCAGGGGCGACTGTGGCCCTACGCGGAGGATCTGGAGGAGTGGGCCAAACGCCTGGAACACCGCTACGGCGAGTTCGTCACCCAGTCGATCATCACCGGGTTCGACCGCGAGCGCGTCGAGTCGTACTTCGGGCCCGAAAGCGCCGTCTGGACGCCCGTCCAGCTTCGCGAGCGCTTTTCGACCGTCGAGTGGCGTTCGCCCGACGCCGCACTGCCGAGTCAGCTCCTCCGGCTGGCCGACGACGTCGCCAGTATCGTCAGCCGAGTCACGGAGGCGGCGGTCCGGATCGAAGGGGATCGAGGGGGATGTGCGGCCGGGGAAATCGTCCTGCCGAAGTTCGACGCCGTTTCAGAGTACGTCGACGCCGCGATCACTGACGGCCTCGATTCGAGCGCTGTTCGGTCCTACCTCGACCGGATGGGCTTTTCGGTCGAGGCCTACGATCCCCTTGCGGGCGAGATGGACGCGCCGGCGGAACTCACGGAATCACAGGCGCGAGACCGCCGCCTCGAATACGCGGATCGCCTCGAAGCGGACGTCCGTCGCGTCAGTTCGATCACAGCCGACTGA